A window of Hevea brasiliensis isolate MT/VB/25A 57/8 chromosome 14, ASM3005281v1, whole genome shotgun sequence contains these coding sequences:
- the LOC131172944 gene encoding uncharacterized protein LOC131172944: protein MTIDKALYDLGASVSLMSLSICKKLDVKELKPTTISLQLADQSVKYPVGILENIPIKVEKFFIPYDFVVLEMEEDVQVRIILGKPFLATAGAIIDVKNGQLNLKVGDKEVGFNLFRIIKHKLEPDECLKVDIVNKQVEEEFHKAHPEDPIEACILYSLADNENTEITAYAQSLATNPPLPLAQVFKVEELKEK, encoded by the coding sequence ATGACTATAGACAAGGCACTCTATGATCTAGGTGCAAGTGTAAGTCTGATGTCTCTGTCAATATGTAAGAAGCTGGATGTAAAAGAGCTTAAACCCACAACAATTTCACTGCAACTAGCTGATCAATCTGTAAAGTACCCTGTGGGCATCCTAGAAAACATCCCCATCAAGGTGGAAAAATTCTTTATCCCATATGATTTTGTTGTACTGGAAATGGAGGAGGATGTCCAAGTTCGTATCATCCTGGGAAAACCTTTCTTGGCAACCGCCGGAGCTATCATAGATGTTAAAAATGGGCAGTTAAACCTCAAGGTAGGAGATAAAGAAGTGGGATTCAACCTGTTCAGAATAATTAAGCACAAACTTGAGCCTGATGAATGCTTAAAGGTTGATATAGTTAACAagcaagttgaagaggaatttcataaagCACATCCCGAAGATCCTATTGAAGCATGCATATTGTACAGCCTCGCCGATAATGAGAACACAGAAATTACAGCTtatgcacaatctttagcaactaatccacccctacccttagctcaagTGTTCAAGGTGGAAGAGCTAAAAGAAAAATAG